A window of Ictalurus furcatus strain D&B chromosome 18, Billie_1.0, whole genome shotgun sequence contains these coding sequences:
- the ppp1r3b gene encoding protein phosphatase 1 regulatory subunit 3B, giving the protein MPVDLAMPLYLLSDDFQSRMSGKCKTPLRPCLHTRTVTQFGFRSPLQQPESLEREHGKAKKQVSFADHKGLALAVVKIFSEFDDPIDIPLSIRQLFTSALEVSEEDDKLVLDFKQPSADYLQFRQRLERDSVCLEHCVLKDRAIAGTVKVKNLSYEKAVKVRITFDTWKGHTDVDCQYVRDTYLGSEWDTFSFEVNLPAWVEPHERVEFAVFYVADGNTYWDSNQGQNYKIIHSALKKKSTGHDASIGHQHGSDRYAYFDRFGSPRCSNGIFPEWPSYTGYEDLGPYY; this is encoded by the coding sequence ATGCCGGTCGACCTGGCGATGCCGCTTTATCTGTTGAGTGATGACTTCCAGAGCAGGATGTCTGGGAAGTGTAAGACACCTCTGCGTCCATGTCTGCACACGCGTACGGTCACTCAGTTCGGCTTCCGCTCTCCTCTGCAGCAGCCCGAGTCTCTGGAGCGGGAACATGGCAAGGCCAAAAAGCAGGTGTCCTTCGCCGACCACAAGGGCCTGGCCCTCGCCGTGGTGAAGATTTTCTCCGAGTTCGATGACCCCATCGATATCCCGCTCAGCATCCGGCAGCTTTTCACTTCGGCGCTCGAGGTCTCCGAGGAGGACGACAAGCTGGtgctggacttcaagcagccgAGCGCGGATTACCTGCAGTTTCGTCAGCGGCTAGAGCGAGACTCGGTCTGCCTCGAGCACTGTGTCCTGAAGGACAGAGCCATTGCGGGGACCGTCAAGGTCAAAAACCTGTCCTACGAAAAAGCAGTGAAGGTGCGCATCACGTTCGACACGTGGAAGGGCCACACCGACGTCGACTGCCAGTATGTCAGGGACACGTACCTGGGCTCTGAATGGGACACCTTTTCGTTCGAGGTGAATTTACCAGCCTGGGTGGAGCCACACGAGCGTGTCGAGTTCGCTGTGTTTTATGTGGCCGATGGGAACACGTACTGGGACAGCAACCAGGGCCAGAACTATAAAATCATCCACTCTGCTCTGAAGAAGAAGAGCACGGGACACGACGCGAGCATTGGACATCAGCACGGCAGTGACCGGTACGCTTACTTTGACCGATTCGGCAGCCCAAGGTGCTCGAACGGCATTTTCCCCGAGTGGCCGAGCTACACCGGGTACGAGGACCTCGGCCCGTATTACTGA